From Polyodon spathula isolate WHYD16114869_AA chromosome 26, ASM1765450v1, whole genome shotgun sequence, one genomic window encodes:
- the LOC121300689 gene encoding SUN domain-containing protein 1-like isoform X1, with protein MTMDYSRLHTYTPPQCVPENTGYTYSLSSSYSSTALDFENKHKLHPVFESPKMSRRSLRLTTGQYSDDSYLDTSNSSISYSGKYRESRSRKQHRSTSKQSALLPQPPPRNAMSNSSLTHSSFHSCASNMSSMSSVLQESSIQERTVMDSFWGLDEDGNLKDATVMMANGDIATAETQASMINGYTCNECTMLSDRKGALTAYSSSKTASSTAVYSTDKGKTSSIFHLFREQFLSTIKHAVAFVASLIMQLIQNVLLKIGSEQKAHSSFCGSMNVKDLVMGDAHLGLNGSLCDDCKGKKHLQTQQVHLQTSRFNRAAQTLWHILSYTGYYLLQAVWTVAPAGWLVTRKVLSVLWLAIVSPGKAASGAMWWLGTGWYQLITLMSLLNVFVLTRCLPKLYKLLLLLIPFLLLLGLWYFGPASWLSLLPMLSRSEMQASLEDTSSSTPVEESVATGNVQPSTKSPRHASQSGAHFFDSGRMVSLERQLALLSDRCDRSSRQYDERHGQVMELFHQLQEQVSQMSDKEGMSVWINNLFNQHMSSTREPRGEGTGQPQSEFLMLHQGHESRILELEKLLQIIAAKAEGQKQEYTKAATFDGQSEDQSNLLSEVKRLELELHQIKTDLLRVQSSPPVCEGLASIRETVDTQIKESVKLLIFGNKDEEMSESLLQWLSTQFVKQSDLQGLLMGIEMKILKNITMYKSKTKLMPTAEAVTHAVHSAGVAGMTEEQVRAIVTNALRLYSQDQTGLVDYALESGGGSILSTRCSETYETKTALMSLFGIPLWYFSQSPRVIIQPDVHPGNCWAFKGSQGYLVIRLSLSVYPTSFSLEHIPKSLSPTGTIRSAPKDFTVYGLEDEYQEEGKLLGRYTYNEDGDSLQTFPIQEENDKAYQIIEMRVLSNWGHLEYTCLYRFRVHGEPRLE; from the exons ATGACCATGGATTATTCTCGACTACATACATATACGCCTCCGCAGTGTGTGCCAGAGAACACTGGCTACACCTATTCACTCAG TTCGAGCTATTCATCTACAGCTTTAGATTTTGAGAACAAGCACAAATTGCATCCAGTCTTTGAGTCTCCGAAAATGTCGCGCCGTAGTTTACGTCTCACGACTGGACAGTACTCGGATGACAGCTACTTGGACACCAGTAACAGCAGCATTTCCTACAGTGGGAAATACAGAGAGTCCAG AAGCCGAAAACAGCACCGAAGTACAAGCAAGCAGTCTGCATTGCTTCCACAGCCCCCTCCCAGGAACGCCATGTCTAATAGTTCATTAACACACAGCAGCTTTCACAGCTGTGCCAGTAACATGTCCTCAATGTCCAGCGTGCTGCAAGAGTCCTCCATACAGGAGAGGACGGTCATGGATAGCTTTTGGG GTCTGGATGAGGATGGCAATCTCAAAG ACGCAACAGTGATGATGGCAAACGGTGACATCGCTACAGCTGAAACGCAGGCTTCCATGATCAATGGTTATACCTGCAATGAGTGCACAATGCTGTCTGACAGGAAGGGTGCCCTGACAGCATATAGCTCCTCCAAAACAGCCTCTTCAACAGCTGTATACAGCACGGACAAGGGCAAAACGTCAA GTATCTTCCATTTATTCAGAGAGCAATTTCTGAGTACAATCAAGCATGCTGTAGCATTTGTAGCCTCATTGATAATGCAGCTTATCCAAAATGTTCTTTTGAAGATTGGGTCTGAACAAAAAG CTCACTCAAGTTTTTGTGGAAGTATGAATGTCAAAGATTTGGTGATGGGTGATGCACATCTCGGATTAAATGGGTCGTTGT GTGATGACTGTAAGGGGAAGAAGCACCTTCAAACTCAGCAGGTCCACCTGCAGACTTCAAGATTTAACCGTGCCGCACAGACACTGTGGCACATCCTTTCTTACACAG GCTACTATTTGCTCCAGGCAGTGTGGACTGTTGCTCCTGCAGGCTGGCTTGTGACCAGGAAGGTCTTGTCTGTTCTGTGGTTGGCCATTGTATCTCCAG GGAAGGCAGCTTCTGGGGCCATGTGGTGGCTGGGGACTGGATGGTACCAACTTATTACATTGATGTCCCTCCTCAATGTGTTTGTCTTAACAAG atgCCTTCCGAAATTATACAAGCTCTTGCTGCTGTTGATTCCCTTTTTGCTTTTGCTTG GTTTGTGGTACTTTGGCCCAGCCAGCTGGTTGTCGTTGCTGCCGATGTTAAGCAGGTCTGAGATGCAGGCTTCACTGGAAGACACATCGTCATCCACACCAGTGGAGGAATCTGTAGCCACTGGCAATGTGCAACCAAGTACAAAGTCCCCTCGACATGCTTCACAG AGTGGGGCACACTTCTTTGATTCTGGCCGCATGGTTAGTTTGGAAAGGCAGCTGGCTCTGCTGTCTGACAGGTGTGACAGAAGCAGCAGGCAGTATGACGAGAGGCATGGTCAAGTCATGGAACTTTTTCACCAACTCCAGGAACAGGTCTCTCAGATGAGCGATAAAGAGGGCATGTCTGTGTGGATCAATAACCTCTTCAACCAACACATGAGCAGTACGAGAGAGCCGAGAGGAGAAGGGACTGGACAGCCACAG agtGAGTTTTTGATGTTGCATCAGGGCCATGAATCGCGCATCCTTGAACTGGAAAAACTCCTTCagataattgctgccaaagcagAG gggcAGAAACAAGAATACACCAAAGCCGCCACTTTTGA TGGACAGAGTGAAGACCAAAGCAATCTGCTGTCTGAGGTGAAACGTCTGGAGCTGGAGCTCCATCAGATCAAAACAGACCTGCTCCGAGTGCAGAGCTCTCCACCTGTCTGTGAAGGACTGGCTTCAATTAGAGAGACG gttgATACTCAGATTAAGGAATCTGTTAAACTGCTGATATTTGGTAATAAAGATGAAGAAATGTCCGAGTCCCTCCTGCAGTGGCTGTCAACGCAGTTTGTGAAGCAAAGCGACCTTCAGGGATTACTGATGGGTATAGAGATGAAGATACTGAAGAATATCACCATGTACAAGAGTAAAACCAAACTCATGCCAACTGCTGAAGCTGTGACACATGCTGTTCACAGTGCAGGGGTTGCTGGAATGACTGAGGAG caaGTACGTGCAATTGTGACTAATGCATTGAGGCTGTATTCTCAAGACCAGACTGGCTTGGTGGATTACGCCTTGGAGTCTGGAG GTGGCAGCATCTTGAGCACTCGCTGTTCTGAGACCTACGAAACCAAGACTGCCCTGATGAGTCTCTTTGGAATCCCACTTTGGTATTTCTCCCAGTCTCCCAGAGTGATAATACAG CCTGATGTTCACCCAGGAAACTGTTGGGCTTTCAAAGGATCCCAAGGTTACCTGGTAATCcgcctctctctctcagtctacCCCACCTCATTCTCCTTGGAGCACATCCCCAAGTCACTGTCTCCCACCGGCACTATCAGAAGCGCACCAAAGGATTTCACTGTCTAT GGTTTGGAAGATGAGTACCAAGAGGAAGGGAAGCTACTGGGACGGTACACATACAATGAAGATGGAGATTCACTTCAGACTTTTCCCATTCAA GAAGAAAACGACAAAGCTTATCAGATAATAGAAATGAGAGTGCTTTCCAACTGGGGACACCTTGAGTACACCTGCCTGTATCGCTTCAGAGTGCACGGGGAGCCTCGTTTAGAATAA
- the LOC121300689 gene encoding SUN domain-containing protein 1-like isoform X5, whose translation MTMDYSRLHTYTPPQCVPENTGYTYSLSSSYSSTALDFENKHKLHPVFESPKMSRRSLRLTTGQYSDDSYLDTSNSSISYSGKYRESRSRKQHRSTSKQSALLPQPPPRNAMSNSSLTHSSFHSCASNMSSMSSVLQESSIQERTVMDSFWGLDEDGNLKDATVMMANGDIATAETQASMINGYTCNECTMLSDRKGALTAYSSSKTASSTAVYSTDKGKTSSIFHLFREQFLSTIKHAVAFVASLIMQLIQNVLLKIGSEQKAHSSFCGSMNVKDLVMGDAHLGLNGSLWKAASGAMWWLGTGWYQLITLMSLLNVFVLTRCLPKLYKLLLLLIPFLLLLGLWYFGPASWLSLLPMLSRSEMQASLEDTSSSTPVEESVATGNVQPSTKSPRHASQSGAHFFDSGRMVSLERQLALLSDRCDRSSRQYDERHGQVMELFHQLQEQVSQMSDKEGMSVWINNLFNQHMSSTREPRGEGTGQPQSEFLMLHQGHESRILELEKLLQIIAAKAEGQKQEYTKAATFDGQSEDQSNLLSEVKRLELELHQIKTDLLRVQSSPPVCEGLASIRETVDTQIKESVKLLIFGNKDEEMSESLLQWLSTQFVKQSDLQGLLMGIEMKILKNITMYKSKTKLMPTAEAVTHAVHSAGVAGMTEEQVRAIVTNALRLYSQDQTGLVDYALESGGGSILSTRCSETYETKTALMSLFGIPLWYFSQSPRVIIQPDVHPGNCWAFKGSQGYLVIRLSLSVYPTSFSLEHIPKSLSPTGTIRSAPKDFTVYGLEDEYQEEGKLLGRYTYNEDGDSLQTFPIQEENDKAYQIIEMRVLSNWGHLEYTCLYRFRVHGEPRLE comes from the exons ATGACCATGGATTATTCTCGACTACATACATATACGCCTCCGCAGTGTGTGCCAGAGAACACTGGCTACACCTATTCACTCAG TTCGAGCTATTCATCTACAGCTTTAGATTTTGAGAACAAGCACAAATTGCATCCAGTCTTTGAGTCTCCGAAAATGTCGCGCCGTAGTTTACGTCTCACGACTGGACAGTACTCGGATGACAGCTACTTGGACACCAGTAACAGCAGCATTTCCTACAGTGGGAAATACAGAGAGTCCAG AAGCCGAAAACAGCACCGAAGTACAAGCAAGCAGTCTGCATTGCTTCCACAGCCCCCTCCCAGGAACGCCATGTCTAATAGTTCATTAACACACAGCAGCTTTCACAGCTGTGCCAGTAACATGTCCTCAATGTCCAGCGTGCTGCAAGAGTCCTCCATACAGGAGAGGACGGTCATGGATAGCTTTTGGG GTCTGGATGAGGATGGCAATCTCAAAG ACGCAACAGTGATGATGGCAAACGGTGACATCGCTACAGCTGAAACGCAGGCTTCCATGATCAATGGTTATACCTGCAATGAGTGCACAATGCTGTCTGACAGGAAGGGTGCCCTGACAGCATATAGCTCCTCCAAAACAGCCTCTTCAACAGCTGTATACAGCACGGACAAGGGCAAAACGTCAA GTATCTTCCATTTATTCAGAGAGCAATTTCTGAGTACAATCAAGCATGCTGTAGCATTTGTAGCCTCATTGATAATGCAGCTTATCCAAAATGTTCTTTTGAAGATTGGGTCTGAACAAAAAG CTCACTCAAGTTTTTGTGGAAGTATGAATGTCAAAGATTTGGTGATGGGTGATGCACATCTCGGATTAAATGGGTCGTTGT GGAAGGCAGCTTCTGGGGCCATGTGGTGGCTGGGGACTGGATGGTACCAACTTATTACATTGATGTCCCTCCTCAATGTGTTTGTCTTAACAAG atgCCTTCCGAAATTATACAAGCTCTTGCTGCTGTTGATTCCCTTTTTGCTTTTGCTTG GTTTGTGGTACTTTGGCCCAGCCAGCTGGTTGTCGTTGCTGCCGATGTTAAGCAGGTCTGAGATGCAGGCTTCACTGGAAGACACATCGTCATCCACACCAGTGGAGGAATCTGTAGCCACTGGCAATGTGCAACCAAGTACAAAGTCCCCTCGACATGCTTCACAG AGTGGGGCACACTTCTTTGATTCTGGCCGCATGGTTAGTTTGGAAAGGCAGCTGGCTCTGCTGTCTGACAGGTGTGACAGAAGCAGCAGGCAGTATGACGAGAGGCATGGTCAAGTCATGGAACTTTTTCACCAACTCCAGGAACAGGTCTCTCAGATGAGCGATAAAGAGGGCATGTCTGTGTGGATCAATAACCTCTTCAACCAACACATGAGCAGTACGAGAGAGCCGAGAGGAGAAGGGACTGGACAGCCACAG agtGAGTTTTTGATGTTGCATCAGGGCCATGAATCGCGCATCCTTGAACTGGAAAAACTCCTTCagataattgctgccaaagcagAG gggcAGAAACAAGAATACACCAAAGCCGCCACTTTTGA TGGACAGAGTGAAGACCAAAGCAATCTGCTGTCTGAGGTGAAACGTCTGGAGCTGGAGCTCCATCAGATCAAAACAGACCTGCTCCGAGTGCAGAGCTCTCCACCTGTCTGTGAAGGACTGGCTTCAATTAGAGAGACG gttgATACTCAGATTAAGGAATCTGTTAAACTGCTGATATTTGGTAATAAAGATGAAGAAATGTCCGAGTCCCTCCTGCAGTGGCTGTCAACGCAGTTTGTGAAGCAAAGCGACCTTCAGGGATTACTGATGGGTATAGAGATGAAGATACTGAAGAATATCACCATGTACAAGAGTAAAACCAAACTCATGCCAACTGCTGAAGCTGTGACACATGCTGTTCACAGTGCAGGGGTTGCTGGAATGACTGAGGAG caaGTACGTGCAATTGTGACTAATGCATTGAGGCTGTATTCTCAAGACCAGACTGGCTTGGTGGATTACGCCTTGGAGTCTGGAG GTGGCAGCATCTTGAGCACTCGCTGTTCTGAGACCTACGAAACCAAGACTGCCCTGATGAGTCTCTTTGGAATCCCACTTTGGTATTTCTCCCAGTCTCCCAGAGTGATAATACAG CCTGATGTTCACCCAGGAAACTGTTGGGCTTTCAAAGGATCCCAAGGTTACCTGGTAATCcgcctctctctctcagtctacCCCACCTCATTCTCCTTGGAGCACATCCCCAAGTCACTGTCTCCCACCGGCACTATCAGAAGCGCACCAAAGGATTTCACTGTCTAT GGTTTGGAAGATGAGTACCAAGAGGAAGGGAAGCTACTGGGACGGTACACATACAATGAAGATGGAGATTCACTTCAGACTTTTCCCATTCAA GAAGAAAACGACAAAGCTTATCAGATAATAGAAATGAGAGTGCTTTCCAACTGGGGACACCTTGAGTACACCTGCCTGTATCGCTTCAGAGTGCACGGGGAGCCTCGTTTAGAATAA
- the LOC121300689 gene encoding SUN domain-containing protein 1-like isoform X4, whose translation MSRRSLRLTTGQYSDDSYLDTSNSSISYSGKYRESRSRKQHRSTSKQSALLPQPPPRNAMSNSSLTHSSFHSCASNMSSMSSVLQESSIQERTVMDSFWGLDEDGNLKDATVMMANGDIATAETQASMINGYTCNECTMLSDRKGALTAYSSSKTASSTAVYSTDKGKTSSIFHLFREQFLSTIKHAVAFVASLIMQLIQNVLLKIGSEQKAHSSFCGSMNVKDLVMGDAHLGLNGSLCDDCKGKKHLQTQQVHLQTSRFNRAAQTLWHILSYTGYYLLQAVWTVAPAGWLVTRKVLSVLWLAIVSPGKAASGAMWWLGTGWYQLITLMSLLNVFVLTRCLPKLYKLLLLLIPFLLLLGLWYFGPASWLSLLPMLSRSEMQASLEDTSSSTPVEESVATGNVQPSTKSPRHASQSGAHFFDSGRMVSLERQLALLSDRCDRSSRQYDERHGQVMELFHQLQEQVSQMSDKEGMSVWINNLFNQHMSSTREPRGEGTGQPQSEFLMLHQGHESRILELEKLLQIIAAKAEGQKQEYTKAATFDGQSEDQSNLLSEVKRLELELHQIKTDLLRVQSSPPVCEGLASIRETVDTQIKESVKLLIFGNKDEEMSESLLQWLSTQFVKQSDLQGLLMGIEMKILKNITMYKSKTKLMPTAEAVTHAVHSAGVAGMTEEQVRAIVTNALRLYSQDQTGLVDYALESGGGSILSTRCSETYETKTALMSLFGIPLWYFSQSPRVIIQPDVHPGNCWAFKGSQGYLVIRLSLSVYPTSFSLEHIPKSLSPTGTIRSAPKDFTVYGLEDEYQEEGKLLGRYTYNEDGDSLQTFPIQEENDKAYQIIEMRVLSNWGHLEYTCLYRFRVHGEPRLE comes from the exons ATGTCGCGCCGTAGTTTACGTCTCACGACTGGACAGTACTCGGATGACAGCTACTTGGACACCAGTAACAGCAGCATTTCCTACAGTGGGAAATACAGAGAGTCCAG AAGCCGAAAACAGCACCGAAGTACAAGCAAGCAGTCTGCATTGCTTCCACAGCCCCCTCCCAGGAACGCCATGTCTAATAGTTCATTAACACACAGCAGCTTTCACAGCTGTGCCAGTAACATGTCCTCAATGTCCAGCGTGCTGCAAGAGTCCTCCATACAGGAGAGGACGGTCATGGATAGCTTTTGGG GTCTGGATGAGGATGGCAATCTCAAAG ACGCAACAGTGATGATGGCAAACGGTGACATCGCTACAGCTGAAACGCAGGCTTCCATGATCAATGGTTATACCTGCAATGAGTGCACAATGCTGTCTGACAGGAAGGGTGCCCTGACAGCATATAGCTCCTCCAAAACAGCCTCTTCAACAGCTGTATACAGCACGGACAAGGGCAAAACGTCAA GTATCTTCCATTTATTCAGAGAGCAATTTCTGAGTACAATCAAGCATGCTGTAGCATTTGTAGCCTCATTGATAATGCAGCTTATCCAAAATGTTCTTTTGAAGATTGGGTCTGAACAAAAAG CTCACTCAAGTTTTTGTGGAAGTATGAATGTCAAAGATTTGGTGATGGGTGATGCACATCTCGGATTAAATGGGTCGTTGT GTGATGACTGTAAGGGGAAGAAGCACCTTCAAACTCAGCAGGTCCACCTGCAGACTTCAAGATTTAACCGTGCCGCACAGACACTGTGGCACATCCTTTCTTACACAG GCTACTATTTGCTCCAGGCAGTGTGGACTGTTGCTCCTGCAGGCTGGCTTGTGACCAGGAAGGTCTTGTCTGTTCTGTGGTTGGCCATTGTATCTCCAG GGAAGGCAGCTTCTGGGGCCATGTGGTGGCTGGGGACTGGATGGTACCAACTTATTACATTGATGTCCCTCCTCAATGTGTTTGTCTTAACAAG atgCCTTCCGAAATTATACAAGCTCTTGCTGCTGTTGATTCCCTTTTTGCTTTTGCTTG GTTTGTGGTACTTTGGCCCAGCCAGCTGGTTGTCGTTGCTGCCGATGTTAAGCAGGTCTGAGATGCAGGCTTCACTGGAAGACACATCGTCATCCACACCAGTGGAGGAATCTGTAGCCACTGGCAATGTGCAACCAAGTACAAAGTCCCCTCGACATGCTTCACAG AGTGGGGCACACTTCTTTGATTCTGGCCGCATGGTTAGTTTGGAAAGGCAGCTGGCTCTGCTGTCTGACAGGTGTGACAGAAGCAGCAGGCAGTATGACGAGAGGCATGGTCAAGTCATGGAACTTTTTCACCAACTCCAGGAACAGGTCTCTCAGATGAGCGATAAAGAGGGCATGTCTGTGTGGATCAATAACCTCTTCAACCAACACATGAGCAGTACGAGAGAGCCGAGAGGAGAAGGGACTGGACAGCCACAG agtGAGTTTTTGATGTTGCATCAGGGCCATGAATCGCGCATCCTTGAACTGGAAAAACTCCTTCagataattgctgccaaagcagAG gggcAGAAACAAGAATACACCAAAGCCGCCACTTTTGA TGGACAGAGTGAAGACCAAAGCAATCTGCTGTCTGAGGTGAAACGTCTGGAGCTGGAGCTCCATCAGATCAAAACAGACCTGCTCCGAGTGCAGAGCTCTCCACCTGTCTGTGAAGGACTGGCTTCAATTAGAGAGACG gttgATACTCAGATTAAGGAATCTGTTAAACTGCTGATATTTGGTAATAAAGATGAAGAAATGTCCGAGTCCCTCCTGCAGTGGCTGTCAACGCAGTTTGTGAAGCAAAGCGACCTTCAGGGATTACTGATGGGTATAGAGATGAAGATACTGAAGAATATCACCATGTACAAGAGTAAAACCAAACTCATGCCAACTGCTGAAGCTGTGACACATGCTGTTCACAGTGCAGGGGTTGCTGGAATGACTGAGGAG caaGTACGTGCAATTGTGACTAATGCATTGAGGCTGTATTCTCAAGACCAGACTGGCTTGGTGGATTACGCCTTGGAGTCTGGAG GTGGCAGCATCTTGAGCACTCGCTGTTCTGAGACCTACGAAACCAAGACTGCCCTGATGAGTCTCTTTGGAATCCCACTTTGGTATTTCTCCCAGTCTCCCAGAGTGATAATACAG CCTGATGTTCACCCAGGAAACTGTTGGGCTTTCAAAGGATCCCAAGGTTACCTGGTAATCcgcctctctctctcagtctacCCCACCTCATTCTCCTTGGAGCACATCCCCAAGTCACTGTCTCCCACCGGCACTATCAGAAGCGCACCAAAGGATTTCACTGTCTAT GGTTTGGAAGATGAGTACCAAGAGGAAGGGAAGCTACTGGGACGGTACACATACAATGAAGATGGAGATTCACTTCAGACTTTTCCCATTCAA GAAGAAAACGACAAAGCTTATCAGATAATAGAAATGAGAGTGCTTTCCAACTGGGGACACCTTGAGTACACCTGCCTGTATCGCTTCAGAGTGCACGGGGAGCCTCGTTTAGAATAA
- the LOC121300689 gene encoding SUN domain-containing protein 1-like isoform X3 yields MTMDYSRLHTYTPPQCVPENTGYTYSLSSSYSSTALDFENKHKLHPVFESPKMSRRSLRLTTGQYSDDSYLDTSNSSISYSGKYRESRSRKQHRSTSKQSALLPQPPPRNAMSNSSLTHSSFHSCASNMSSMSSVLQESSIQERTVMDSFWGLDEDGNLKDATVMMANGDIATAETQASMINGYTCNECTMLSDRKGALTAYSSSKTASSTAVYSTDKGKTSTHSSFCGSMNVKDLVMGDAHLGLNGSLCDDCKGKKHLQTQQVHLQTSRFNRAAQTLWHILSYTGYYLLQAVWTVAPAGWLVTRKVLSVLWLAIVSPGKAASGAMWWLGTGWYQLITLMSLLNVFVLTRCLPKLYKLLLLLIPFLLLLGLWYFGPASWLSLLPMLSRSEMQASLEDTSSSTPVEESVATGNVQPSTKSPRHASQSGAHFFDSGRMVSLERQLALLSDRCDRSSRQYDERHGQVMELFHQLQEQVSQMSDKEGMSVWINNLFNQHMSSTREPRGEGTGQPQSEFLMLHQGHESRILELEKLLQIIAAKAEGQKQEYTKAATFDGQSEDQSNLLSEVKRLELELHQIKTDLLRVQSSPPVCEGLASIRETVDTQIKESVKLLIFGNKDEEMSESLLQWLSTQFVKQSDLQGLLMGIEMKILKNITMYKSKTKLMPTAEAVTHAVHSAGVAGMTEEQVRAIVTNALRLYSQDQTGLVDYALESGGGSILSTRCSETYETKTALMSLFGIPLWYFSQSPRVIIQPDVHPGNCWAFKGSQGYLVIRLSLSVYPTSFSLEHIPKSLSPTGTIRSAPKDFTVYGLEDEYQEEGKLLGRYTYNEDGDSLQTFPIQEENDKAYQIIEMRVLSNWGHLEYTCLYRFRVHGEPRLE; encoded by the exons ATGACCATGGATTATTCTCGACTACATACATATACGCCTCCGCAGTGTGTGCCAGAGAACACTGGCTACACCTATTCACTCAG TTCGAGCTATTCATCTACAGCTTTAGATTTTGAGAACAAGCACAAATTGCATCCAGTCTTTGAGTCTCCGAAAATGTCGCGCCGTAGTTTACGTCTCACGACTGGACAGTACTCGGATGACAGCTACTTGGACACCAGTAACAGCAGCATTTCCTACAGTGGGAAATACAGAGAGTCCAG AAGCCGAAAACAGCACCGAAGTACAAGCAAGCAGTCTGCATTGCTTCCACAGCCCCCTCCCAGGAACGCCATGTCTAATAGTTCATTAACACACAGCAGCTTTCACAGCTGTGCCAGTAACATGTCCTCAATGTCCAGCGTGCTGCAAGAGTCCTCCATACAGGAGAGGACGGTCATGGATAGCTTTTGGG GTCTGGATGAGGATGGCAATCTCAAAG ACGCAACAGTGATGATGGCAAACGGTGACATCGCTACAGCTGAAACGCAGGCTTCCATGATCAATGGTTATACCTGCAATGAGTGCACAATGCTGTCTGACAGGAAGGGTGCCCTGACAGCATATAGCTCCTCCAAAACAGCCTCTTCAACAGCTGTATACAGCACGGACAAGGGCAAAACGTCAA CTCACTCAAGTTTTTGTGGAAGTATGAATGTCAAAGATTTGGTGATGGGTGATGCACATCTCGGATTAAATGGGTCGTTGT GTGATGACTGTAAGGGGAAGAAGCACCTTCAAACTCAGCAGGTCCACCTGCAGACTTCAAGATTTAACCGTGCCGCACAGACACTGTGGCACATCCTTTCTTACACAG GCTACTATTTGCTCCAGGCAGTGTGGACTGTTGCTCCTGCAGGCTGGCTTGTGACCAGGAAGGTCTTGTCTGTTCTGTGGTTGGCCATTGTATCTCCAG GGAAGGCAGCTTCTGGGGCCATGTGGTGGCTGGGGACTGGATGGTACCAACTTATTACATTGATGTCCCTCCTCAATGTGTTTGTCTTAACAAG atgCCTTCCGAAATTATACAAGCTCTTGCTGCTGTTGATTCCCTTTTTGCTTTTGCTTG GTTTGTGGTACTTTGGCCCAGCCAGCTGGTTGTCGTTGCTGCCGATGTTAAGCAGGTCTGAGATGCAGGCTTCACTGGAAGACACATCGTCATCCACACCAGTGGAGGAATCTGTAGCCACTGGCAATGTGCAACCAAGTACAAAGTCCCCTCGACATGCTTCACAG AGTGGGGCACACTTCTTTGATTCTGGCCGCATGGTTAGTTTGGAAAGGCAGCTGGCTCTGCTGTCTGACAGGTGTGACAGAAGCAGCAGGCAGTATGACGAGAGGCATGGTCAAGTCATGGAACTTTTTCACCAACTCCAGGAACAGGTCTCTCAGATGAGCGATAAAGAGGGCATGTCTGTGTGGATCAATAACCTCTTCAACCAACACATGAGCAGTACGAGAGAGCCGAGAGGAGAAGGGACTGGACAGCCACAG agtGAGTTTTTGATGTTGCATCAGGGCCATGAATCGCGCATCCTTGAACTGGAAAAACTCCTTCagataattgctgccaaagcagAG gggcAGAAACAAGAATACACCAAAGCCGCCACTTTTGA TGGACAGAGTGAAGACCAAAGCAATCTGCTGTCTGAGGTGAAACGTCTGGAGCTGGAGCTCCATCAGATCAAAACAGACCTGCTCCGAGTGCAGAGCTCTCCACCTGTCTGTGAAGGACTGGCTTCAATTAGAGAGACG gttgATACTCAGATTAAGGAATCTGTTAAACTGCTGATATTTGGTAATAAAGATGAAGAAATGTCCGAGTCCCTCCTGCAGTGGCTGTCAACGCAGTTTGTGAAGCAAAGCGACCTTCAGGGATTACTGATGGGTATAGAGATGAAGATACTGAAGAATATCACCATGTACAAGAGTAAAACCAAACTCATGCCAACTGCTGAAGCTGTGACACATGCTGTTCACAGTGCAGGGGTTGCTGGAATGACTGAGGAG caaGTACGTGCAATTGTGACTAATGCATTGAGGCTGTATTCTCAAGACCAGACTGGCTTGGTGGATTACGCCTTGGAGTCTGGAG GTGGCAGCATCTTGAGCACTCGCTGTTCTGAGACCTACGAAACCAAGACTGCCCTGATGAGTCTCTTTGGAATCCCACTTTGGTATTTCTCCCAGTCTCCCAGAGTGATAATACAG CCTGATGTTCACCCAGGAAACTGTTGGGCTTTCAAAGGATCCCAAGGTTACCTGGTAATCcgcctctctctctcagtctacCCCACCTCATTCTCCTTGGAGCACATCCCCAAGTCACTGTCTCCCACCGGCACTATCAGAAGCGCACCAAAGGATTTCACTGTCTAT GGTTTGGAAGATGAGTACCAAGAGGAAGGGAAGCTACTGGGACGGTACACATACAATGAAGATGGAGATTCACTTCAGACTTTTCCCATTCAA GAAGAAAACGACAAAGCTTATCAGATAATAGAAATGAGAGTGCTTTCCAACTGGGGACACCTTGAGTACACCTGCCTGTATCGCTTCAGAGTGCACGGGGAGCCTCGTTTAGAATAA